In Pseudoliparis swirei isolate HS2019 ecotype Mariana Trench chromosome 2, NWPU_hadal_v1, whole genome shotgun sequence, the following are encoded in one genomic region:
- the slc39a10 gene encoding zinc transporter ZIP10 isoform X1, producing the protein MILLLEALLFFFYCAGGKQAICFPVHSHSEESAPGGSLIQLLESVLGTRRQGTMRVHVHTKFCFLCVLALLFHQCNRCHGDGQGGHPHTDHTHSDLQILEAPYARGTTLSPDAKSPKGPTLEEEQRFYIQQLFRRYGQKDRLDFQGFQSMLFSLGLGEVKLLDGDHEQLGHDHVSHLDLVDMKEGRSHEADGHGHGRGHGHAPRKPGVRRPHAEQVPTSCTQRTAGAGPAERKRDGERGHDRTKVEDGDQRNSDGHVQDTHDHDKEHTHGQVEVTSDQKDHGGHDHGGHDHSSHDHSGHDHGGHDHSSHDHSGHDHGGHDHGGHDHSGHDHSSHDHGGHDHGGHDHDHGGHDHSSHDHSGHDHGGHDHSSHDHSSHDHGAHDNAGHDHSSHDHGAHDHGGHDHGAHDNAGHDHSSHDHAAHDHGGHDHGAQDHAAHDHAGHDHAAHDHGGHDHAHGDDHNHVPESQTVTDIAASPRPSPGHQAALASPSTTESRPETPGKPARGKRGRSRTPSPLAPASRKAKREATGGLADPPTAPVPVLSGHLGLSHQHEECLNLTQLLAYYGLTPNSLISPSQFTYLCPALLYQIDSRVCIRHYEMDVQQEAMETGSSGWVWLWGFVSISIISLLSLLGVVLVPILKQSYFKFLLTFLVALAVGTLTGDALLHLLPHSQEPHDHGAHGATEEVDLITKFDGVWKGLTALTGIYFLFIIEHCIGMFKHYRDHRGRKKANEEGKIGRKLSDHKLNRRSDAEWLHLKPLGEDADGTAVSCDNGHNDTQLSELRPPDSPTNKTPLAPPRGEETGGEAKHHGHAHSENCHSDQEMKDAGIASIAWMVIMGDGMHNFSDGLAIGAAFSANLTGGISTSVAVFCHELPHELGDFAVLLKAGMSVKQAIYYNMLSALMAYFGMAIGTAVGQYTHNLTSWIFAITAGMFLYVALVDMLPEMLHGDSEEHKRCQLGHFVLQNMGMLTGFAIMLLIAIFEDRIIINFGF; encoded by the exons ATGATATTGCTGCTTGaggctttattattttttttttactgtgcgGGGGGAAAACAAGCTATTTGTTTCCCAGTTCACAGTCACAGTGAAGAATCTGCTCCGGGGGGCTCCCTGATTCAGTTATTAGAATCTGTTCTG GGCACCAGACGTCAGGGGACCATGCGAGTACACGTGCACACCAAGTTCTGTTTCCTGTGCGTGCTCGCCTTGCTCTTCCATCAGTGCAACCGCTGCCATGGAGACGGGCAGGGCGGACATCCCCACACCGACCACACCCACAGCGACCTGCAGATTTTAGAGGCCCCGTACGCGAGAGGAACCACTCTGTCCCCGGACGCCAAAAGTCCCAAAGGGCCGACTCTCGAGGAGGAGCAGCGCTTCTACATCCAGCAGCTGTTCCGGCGCTACGGCCAGAAAGACCGGCTGGACTTCCAGGGCTTTCAGAGCATGCTGTTCAGCTTGGGTCTGGGGGAAGTGAAGCTCCTGGACGGGGACCACGAGCAGCTGGGCCACGACCACGTGAGCCACCTGGACCTGGTGGACATGAAGGAGGGCCGCTCGCACGAGGCGGACGGCCATGGGCACGGTCGCGGGCACGGCCACGCGCCGCGCAAGCCCGGCGTCCGCCGTCCGCACGCGGAACAAGTTCCCACGAGTTGCACCCAGCGCACCGCCGGCGCCGGCCCGGCGGAACGAAAGCGCGACGGCGAACGCGGTCACGATCGCACCAAGGTCGAGGACGGCGACCAGAGGAATTCTGATGGACATGTGCAGGACACTCACGATCACGACAAAGAGCACACGCAcgggcaggtggaggtgacctCAGACCAAAAGGATCACGGCGGTCACGATCACGGCGGTCACGATCACAGTTCTCACGATCACAGCGGTCACGATCACGGCGGTCACGATCACAGTTCTCACGATCACAGCGGTCACGATCACGGCGGTCACGATCACGGCGGTCACGATCACAGCGGTCACGATCACAGTTCTCACGATCACGGCGGTCACGATCACGGCGGTCACGATCACGATCACGGCGGTCACGATCACAGTTCTCACGATCACAGCGGTCACGATCACGGCGGTCACGATCACAGTTCTCACGATCACAGCAGTCACGATCACGGCGCCCACGATAACGCCGGTCACGATCACAGTTCTCACGATCACGGCGCCCACGATCACGGCGGTCACGATCACGGCGCCCACGATAACGCCGGTCACGATCACAGTTCTCACGATCACGCCGCCCACGATCACGGCGGTCACGATCACGGCGCCCAAGATCACGCCGCCCACGATCACGCCGGTCATGATCACGCCGCCCACGATCACGGCGGTCACGATCACGCCCACGGCGATGACCACAACCACGTCCCCGAGTCGCAGACGGTCACAGACATTGCCGCCTCCCCCCGGCCGTCGCCCGGCCATCAGGCGGCTCTGGCCTCTCCCTCCACCACGGAGAGCCGGCCCGAGACGCCGGGAAAGCCCGCCAGAGGAAAGCGAGGGCGGAGCAGAACCCCTTCGCCTCTCGCGCCGGCGTCTCGTAAAGCCAAGAGAGAAGCGACCGGGGGGCTTGCCGACCCCCCCACCGCGCCGGTCCCCGTCCTGTCTGGCCACCTCGGGTTGTCTCATCAGCACGAGGAG tGTTTGAACCTGACTCAGCTCCTCGCTTACTACGGCCTGACCCCCAACTCGCTCATCTCCCCCAGCCAGTTCACCTACCTGTGTCCCGCCCTGCTCTACCAGATAGATAGTCGCGTCTGCATCCGCCATTATGAGATGGACGTGCAGCAGGAAGCCATGGAGACGGGCAGTTCCG gctgggTGTGGCTGTGGGGCTTCGTGTCCATCTCCATCATCAGCCTGCTGTCTCTGCTGGGCGTGGTCCTCGTGCCCATCCTCAAGCAGTCCTACTTCAAGTTCCTGCTCACCTTCCTGGTGGCGCTGGCGGTGGGCACGCTCACCGGCGACgccctcctccatctgctgcCTCAC TCTCAAGAGCCGCACGACCACGGCGCGCACGGGGCGACCGAGGAAGTGGATCTGATCACAAAGTTCGACGGGGTGTGGAAGGGCCTGACGGCGCTGACCGGCATctacttcctcttcatcatcgaACACTGCATCGGCATGTTCAAGCACTACAGAGACCACCGG GGCAGGAAGAAGGCCAACGAGGAGGGCAAGATCGGCAGGAAGTTGTCCGACCACAAGCTGAACCGGCGCTCGGATGCGGAGTGGCTGCACCTGAAGCCGCTCGGCGAAG acGCCGACGGCACCGCCGTCTCCTGCGACAACGGTCACAACGACACGCAGCTCTCGGAGCTGCGGCCGCCCGACTCGCCCACCAACAAGACGCCGCTGGCGCCGCCGCGCGGCGAGGAGACCGGGGGCGAGGCCAAGCATCACGGCCACGCCCACAGCGAGAACTGCCATTCCGACCAGGAGATGAAGGACGCCGGCATCGCCAGCATCGCCTGGATGGTCATCATGGGCGACGGCATGCATAACTTCAGCGACGGCCTGGCGATAG GCGCGGCCTTCAGCGCAAACCTGACGGGGGGCATCAGCACGTCGGTGGCGGTCTTCTGCCACGAATTGCCTCACGAACTCG GCGACTTTGCGGTGCTGCTGAAGGCCGGGATGTCGGTGAAGCAGGCCATCTACTACAACATGCTGTCCGCCCTCATGGCGTACTTCGGCATGGCCATCGGCACCGCCGTGGGCCAGTACACGCACAACCTCACCAGCTGGATCTTTGCCATCACGGCCGGCATGTTCCTCTACGTGGCTCTGGTGGACATG CTGCCAGAGATGCTCCACGGCGACAGTGAGGAGCACAAGCGCTGCCAGCTGGGACACTTTGTTCTGCAGAACATGGGCATGCTGACCGGGTTCGCCATCATGCTGCTCATCGCCATCTTCGAGGACCGCATCATTATCAACTTTGGCTTTTAg
- the slc39a10 gene encoding zinc transporter ZIP10 isoform X2, translating to MRVHVHTKFCFLCVLALLFHQCNRCHGDGQGGHPHTDHTHSDLQILEAPYARGTTLSPDAKSPKGPTLEEEQRFYIQQLFRRYGQKDRLDFQGFQSMLFSLGLGEVKLLDGDHEQLGHDHVSHLDLVDMKEGRSHEADGHGHGRGHGHAPRKPGVRRPHAEQVPTSCTQRTAGAGPAERKRDGERGHDRTKVEDGDQRNSDGHVQDTHDHDKEHTHGQVEVTSDQKDHGGHDHGGHDHSSHDHSGHDHGGHDHSSHDHSGHDHGGHDHGGHDHSGHDHSSHDHGGHDHGGHDHDHGGHDHSSHDHSGHDHGGHDHSSHDHSSHDHGAHDNAGHDHSSHDHGAHDHGGHDHGAHDNAGHDHSSHDHAAHDHGGHDHGAQDHAAHDHAGHDHAAHDHGGHDHAHGDDHNHVPESQTVTDIAASPRPSPGHQAALASPSTTESRPETPGKPARGKRGRSRTPSPLAPASRKAKREATGGLADPPTAPVPVLSGHLGLSHQHEECLNLTQLLAYYGLTPNSLISPSQFTYLCPALLYQIDSRVCIRHYEMDVQQEAMETGSSGWVWLWGFVSISIISLLSLLGVVLVPILKQSYFKFLLTFLVALAVGTLTGDALLHLLPHSQEPHDHGAHGATEEVDLITKFDGVWKGLTALTGIYFLFIIEHCIGMFKHYRDHRGRKKANEEGKIGRKLSDHKLNRRSDAEWLHLKPLGEDADGTAVSCDNGHNDTQLSELRPPDSPTNKTPLAPPRGEETGGEAKHHGHAHSENCHSDQEMKDAGIASIAWMVIMGDGMHNFSDGLAIGAAFSANLTGGISTSVAVFCHELPHELGDFAVLLKAGMSVKQAIYYNMLSALMAYFGMAIGTAVGQYTHNLTSWIFAITAGMFLYVALVDMLPEMLHGDSEEHKRCQLGHFVLQNMGMLTGFAIMLLIAIFEDRIIINFGF from the exons ATGCGAGTACACGTGCACACCAAGTTCTGTTTCCTGTGCGTGCTCGCCTTGCTCTTCCATCAGTGCAACCGCTGCCATGGAGACGGGCAGGGCGGACATCCCCACACCGACCACACCCACAGCGACCTGCAGATTTTAGAGGCCCCGTACGCGAGAGGAACCACTCTGTCCCCGGACGCCAAAAGTCCCAAAGGGCCGACTCTCGAGGAGGAGCAGCGCTTCTACATCCAGCAGCTGTTCCGGCGCTACGGCCAGAAAGACCGGCTGGACTTCCAGGGCTTTCAGAGCATGCTGTTCAGCTTGGGTCTGGGGGAAGTGAAGCTCCTGGACGGGGACCACGAGCAGCTGGGCCACGACCACGTGAGCCACCTGGACCTGGTGGACATGAAGGAGGGCCGCTCGCACGAGGCGGACGGCCATGGGCACGGTCGCGGGCACGGCCACGCGCCGCGCAAGCCCGGCGTCCGCCGTCCGCACGCGGAACAAGTTCCCACGAGTTGCACCCAGCGCACCGCCGGCGCCGGCCCGGCGGAACGAAAGCGCGACGGCGAACGCGGTCACGATCGCACCAAGGTCGAGGACGGCGACCAGAGGAATTCTGATGGACATGTGCAGGACACTCACGATCACGACAAAGAGCACACGCAcgggcaggtggaggtgacctCAGACCAAAAGGATCACGGCGGTCACGATCACGGCGGTCACGATCACAGTTCTCACGATCACAGCGGTCACGATCACGGCGGTCACGATCACAGTTCTCACGATCACAGCGGTCACGATCACGGCGGTCACGATCACGGCGGTCACGATCACAGCGGTCACGATCACAGTTCTCACGATCACGGCGGTCACGATCACGGCGGTCACGATCACGATCACGGCGGTCACGATCACAGTTCTCACGATCACAGCGGTCACGATCACGGCGGTCACGATCACAGTTCTCACGATCACAGCAGTCACGATCACGGCGCCCACGATAACGCCGGTCACGATCACAGTTCTCACGATCACGGCGCCCACGATCACGGCGGTCACGATCACGGCGCCCACGATAACGCCGGTCACGATCACAGTTCTCACGATCACGCCGCCCACGATCACGGCGGTCACGATCACGGCGCCCAAGATCACGCCGCCCACGATCACGCCGGTCATGATCACGCCGCCCACGATCACGGCGGTCACGATCACGCCCACGGCGATGACCACAACCACGTCCCCGAGTCGCAGACGGTCACAGACATTGCCGCCTCCCCCCGGCCGTCGCCCGGCCATCAGGCGGCTCTGGCCTCTCCCTCCACCACGGAGAGCCGGCCCGAGACGCCGGGAAAGCCCGCCAGAGGAAAGCGAGGGCGGAGCAGAACCCCTTCGCCTCTCGCGCCGGCGTCTCGTAAAGCCAAGAGAGAAGCGACCGGGGGGCTTGCCGACCCCCCCACCGCGCCGGTCCCCGTCCTGTCTGGCCACCTCGGGTTGTCTCATCAGCACGAGGAG tGTTTGAACCTGACTCAGCTCCTCGCTTACTACGGCCTGACCCCCAACTCGCTCATCTCCCCCAGCCAGTTCACCTACCTGTGTCCCGCCCTGCTCTACCAGATAGATAGTCGCGTCTGCATCCGCCATTATGAGATGGACGTGCAGCAGGAAGCCATGGAGACGGGCAGTTCCG gctgggTGTGGCTGTGGGGCTTCGTGTCCATCTCCATCATCAGCCTGCTGTCTCTGCTGGGCGTGGTCCTCGTGCCCATCCTCAAGCAGTCCTACTTCAAGTTCCTGCTCACCTTCCTGGTGGCGCTGGCGGTGGGCACGCTCACCGGCGACgccctcctccatctgctgcCTCAC TCTCAAGAGCCGCACGACCACGGCGCGCACGGGGCGACCGAGGAAGTGGATCTGATCACAAAGTTCGACGGGGTGTGGAAGGGCCTGACGGCGCTGACCGGCATctacttcctcttcatcatcgaACACTGCATCGGCATGTTCAAGCACTACAGAGACCACCGG GGCAGGAAGAAGGCCAACGAGGAGGGCAAGATCGGCAGGAAGTTGTCCGACCACAAGCTGAACCGGCGCTCGGATGCGGAGTGGCTGCACCTGAAGCCGCTCGGCGAAG acGCCGACGGCACCGCCGTCTCCTGCGACAACGGTCACAACGACACGCAGCTCTCGGAGCTGCGGCCGCCCGACTCGCCCACCAACAAGACGCCGCTGGCGCCGCCGCGCGGCGAGGAGACCGGGGGCGAGGCCAAGCATCACGGCCACGCCCACAGCGAGAACTGCCATTCCGACCAGGAGATGAAGGACGCCGGCATCGCCAGCATCGCCTGGATGGTCATCATGGGCGACGGCATGCATAACTTCAGCGACGGCCTGGCGATAG GCGCGGCCTTCAGCGCAAACCTGACGGGGGGCATCAGCACGTCGGTGGCGGTCTTCTGCCACGAATTGCCTCACGAACTCG GCGACTTTGCGGTGCTGCTGAAGGCCGGGATGTCGGTGAAGCAGGCCATCTACTACAACATGCTGTCCGCCCTCATGGCGTACTTCGGCATGGCCATCGGCACCGCCGTGGGCCAGTACACGCACAACCTCACCAGCTGGATCTTTGCCATCACGGCCGGCATGTTCCTCTACGTGGCTCTGGTGGACATG CTGCCAGAGATGCTCCACGGCGACAGTGAGGAGCACAAGCGCTGCCAGCTGGGACACTTTGTTCTGCAGAACATGGGCATGCTGACCGGGTTCGCCATCATGCTGCTCATCGCCATCTTCGAGGACCGCATCATTATCAACTTTGGCTTTTAg